The window TTGCTTTAATGCTGGATGCGATAGACCGAAAGCTCCTTGCCGCTTTGCAAAAGCGTGGCCGGATGTCTAACGGCGACCTGTCCGAGCAAGTGAACCTGTCAGCTTCGGCATGTCACCGGCGGGTCCAGCGACTGGAGGCCGAAGGATACATCCGCGACTACGTAGCGCTATTGGATGCGCGCAAGCTGGGTGTGCCGACAACCGTATTCGTCGAAATTACCCTACAAGGGCAAGCCGATGAAATTCTCGATGCCTTTGAAAAGTCGGTGGCGCGGATTCCAGATGTACTCGAATGTCACCTCATGGCAGGATCGGCCGACTATCTGCTTAAGGTGGTGGCGGAAGACACAGAGGATTTCGCCCGCATCCATCGTCAATACCTGGCCCGGTTGCCGGGCGTCGGGCAAATGCAATCAAGCTTTGCTCTGCGTACTGTTTGCAAAACGACGGCGTTACCCGTCTAGGCCGCACACATTGACGTGGATCAACGTTGTTTTGCGTTTCGCCCTTTAGGCTGCTCTCATCACTCTGAAGGAGGATCGACTATGATCGAGGTTAAGACGGGTTCGCGAGAAGGTTTGTTGGAAGTGCACATGTCGGCACCTGTGACGGACAAAGACTACAAAGATGTGTTGATGCCTGCGCTTGATGCCGCGCTTGCCACTGCGGGATCTTTGCGCATGTTGGTGGTGGTAGATGCCGATCTGGGCGATTTTACCATGGGTGCGCTTTGGGATGACGCCAAAATGGGGATCAGCCGTTGGGGTGGCTTTGACCGGGTGGCGATTGTCACTGGAAACGCCGCGATGATGCGGCTTGTGCGCGGTTTCTCGATTTTTATGCCCTGTCCTGTTTCCGTATTTCCGAAGTATTCGGAAGACGAGGCGCGCCTGTGGTTGTTTGAATCCCTCGGTGCGATCCACCAGACTGACTTGGGTGATGGCACGCTGCATATTGCCTTGTTGGGAAAGGTTGAGGCAGACGTTTACGCGGAAGAAACCGAAGATTTAAATGCTTTCATCCGCAAGAACGAGCGTTTCCGCCTTCTGTTGGATATTCGCGAATTCGAAGGGTGGCAGGGATTGAGCGCGATGGCAGCGCATTTCCGTATCGTACGGGATCACGCCGACCAGATGGAAAAAGCCGCGATTGTTGGTGATTCAGGTTGGAAGTCGATGGTTGTGCAAGTGGTCAAACGCCTGATCGGTGTTGAGGCGCGTTATTTTGGCAATAACGATTTTGAGGCGGCAAAGGCTTGGGTCAAAGCCGATTGAAACCAGTCAAAAATTAAAGCCCCCGACACCATGGGTATCGGGGGCTTCTATTCTTACGCAAAAGCGGTTGGGATGATTTACATCATACCTTCGCGCTGAAGCTTTTTGCGTGCCAGTTTCCTGGAACGGCGGATCGCTTCGGCTTTCTCGCGTGCTTTTTTCTCGGAAGGTTTCTCGAAATGCTGCTTAAGCTTCATTTCACGAAACACACCCTCGCGCTGAAGTTTTTTCTTCAGGGCGCGCAGCGCTTGATCGACGTTATTATCGCGAACACTAACCTGCATGTGGTTTTCACCACCTTTCTAGTTTGAAGTTGCAAGGATTTGCAGGAAGTGGCGATATAGCAAATCCGTGCTATAATGTCTAGTGTCTTGCCTTATAGGAGAACAGCCATGCCTTC is drawn from Sulfitobacter sp. S223 and contains these coding sequences:
- a CDS encoding Lrp/AsnC family transcriptional regulator; this translates as MLDAIDRKLLAALQKRGRMSNGDLSEQVNLSASACHRRVQRLEAEGYIRDYVALLDARKLGVPTTVFVEITLQGQADEILDAFEKSVARIPDVLECHLMAGSADYLLKVVAEDTEDFARIHRQYLARLPGVGQMQSSFALRTVCKTTALPV
- the rpsU gene encoding 30S ribosomal protein S21, which produces MQVSVRDNNVDQALRALKKKLQREGVFREMKLKQHFEKPSEKKAREKAEAIRRSRKLARKKLQREGMM
- a CDS encoding STAS/SEC14 domain-containing protein, producing the protein MIEVKTGSREGLLEVHMSAPVTDKDYKDVLMPALDAALATAGSLRMLVVVDADLGDFTMGALWDDAKMGISRWGGFDRVAIVTGNAAMMRLVRGFSIFMPCPVSVFPKYSEDEARLWLFESLGAIHQTDLGDGTLHIALLGKVEADVYAEETEDLNAFIRKNERFRLLLDIREFEGWQGLSAMAAHFRIVRDHADQMEKAAIVGDSGWKSMVVQVVKRLIGVEARYFGNNDFEAAKAWVKAD